GTTGGTTGGATTACTAGAAGAAGAAGAGATGTTGGACATGAATggttaataataaaattaaaacacccatgtattatttatggtattgaattaaattttgataatattGCTGAAGATGTATGTCCTCATTTATCCATTGAGGTGTCTGATAACAATGCTATCGATGATATAATTAAAGAGGAAGAATTTATTTTGAACGAGCGGGATAAGGTTGGTAACTTTACTACATTCACAAGAAATGAAATAGAAGATAATGTGggtgataatataaagatgGAAAAGAACAAGGATATGGAAAATCTTAAAAATGTagatttattaaaagatacagaaaatacaaaaaacGAACAATCAATAAAACGTGTggataatattaaaaatatgcaTGGTACACAAACAATTgtaaattatgaaaaaaacaCTAAACGTAAAAGTTATAACTTTTTAgattcatataaaatagaTAAATCGATTTCTGATTTATTAGAACAACAAAATACACCTTGGGTTGAATTATTACAAGCAGATTGTGTagattttttaaaaacagttggaaagaaaaagacatattattttaaaataaataatgaagatttaattaaaaaacCTTGGACACATATAAGAGTTAATTTATATCCAGACGGTggtataaataaaattaatttctATGGAgaatttatttctttatttaaaaaacatACTATCATATctaaacaaaaaatttttttaaataaacCTGAGAATGGTTGTacattaatttattatcattgtgatcatatatataaaggacatccaaaatatattatcgATTCATGTAAAACAGATGGATTTTGTACAAGACGATTAATAAATAGACCGCCCATTATATTAAGAACCCTTACAAATAATTGTATTTTGAATAGCTCCATTTTTAAATTTGGTGTACGAGGTATTGTAGAAAATTTCACCATAGATATAGGgaattataaatatgatcATCCTGAATGTAtacaaatttatttattagaCTGTATAGATATACTCacattaaatttattagaacaaaaaaaaatttttgaagaagatgaaaaactattaaaaaaaaaaatcgAATGGATACAATTACCACCATTCAAAATAACAacaaatcaaaaaaaaactttttttcattttaatttgttGGAATATAATTTTACCCTTATGGAAAGAACAGCAACTCATTTCAAAATATCTATACATCCG
This is a stretch of genomic DNA from Plasmodium reichenowi strain SY57 chromosome 14, whole genome shotgun sequence. It encodes these proteins:
- a CDS encoding allantoicase, putative; its protein translation is MKESSSKEEGGIYNPLCNMNDNGTCKKRKLHEDDISNDINEENNNFNRKKQRKDIKNIRQIMNIFNGIFNWIVSKGMNKIPCREIENINDVDFFNFNNVLSKHYGSRIIFVTDDSISKSENILVEDDKVGWITRRRRDVGHEWLIIKLKHPCIIYGIELNFDNIAEDVCPHLSIEVSDNNAIDDIIKEEEFILNERDKVGNFTTFTRNEIEDNVGDNIKMEKNKDMENLKNVDLLKDTENTKNEQSIKRVDNIKNMHGTQTIVNYEKNTKRKSYNFLDSYKIDKSISDLLEQQNTPWVELLQADCVDFLKTVGKKKTYYFKINNEDLIKKPWTHIRVNLYPDGGINKINFYGEFISLFKKHTIISKQKIFLNKPENGCTLIYYHCDHIYKGHPKYIIDSCKTDGFCTRRLINRPPIILRTLTNNCILNSSIFKFGVRGIVENFTIDIGNYKYDHPECIQIYLLDCIDILTLNLLEQKKIFEEDEKLLKKKIEWIQLPPFKITTNQKKTFFHFNLLEYNFTLMERTATHFKISIHPDGGISQINVIGTVLSTLL